From one Syngnathoides biaculeatus isolate LvHL_M chromosome 12, ASM1980259v1, whole genome shotgun sequence genomic stretch:
- the pgbd5 gene encoding piggyBac transposable element-derived protein 5, translating to MAECGRKALSLLEAARSRYESLQISDDVFGESGDDSSDNPFYSTSGDSDSDNSIAEAGEEEQPHHHHRHHHHPHHYQHQHQHHQRRADRESSRGGGGSPGPPGALSRSQAEEEGWTETLQDVTVPPYKGSYGPAQKMPATASALDFFQLFVPDNCIQNMVTQTNMYAKKFQERFGPDEGWRPVTAQEMKAFVGFVTSTSVHHCESVLSIWSSGFFSNRSIALKMSQARFEKILKYFHIVAFRPSQGSNQGLYKIQPFLDSLQQAFSCTFRPSQTQVLHEPLIDEDPVFISTCTEREQRKRKKRKFSLWVRQCTSTGFICQISVHLKEGQGADGLGALKNKPQLHSLVAKQLCQNISGKNTIVFTGPSITSLGLFTEFSKQDIYCCGLLSTRKSDCTGLPQSMLVCSSTPAQRGQWRVMMQGSMSLISWYNKGHFRFLTNAYSPTKQGLIIKRKSGEVPCPLAVEAFAAHLSYICKYDDKFSKYFIFHKPNKTWQQVFWLSISIAINNAYILYKMSDAYAVKRYSRVQFGERLVKELLDVDDRSPTP from the exons ATGGCGGAGTGCGGCCGGAAGGCGCTGTCCCTCCTGGAGGCGGCCCGCTCCCGCTACGAGAGCCTGCAGATATCCGACGACGTGTTCGGCGAGTCCGGGGACGACAGCAGCGACAACCCGTTCTACAGCACCTCCGGGGACTCGGACTCGGACAACTCCATCGCCGAGGCGGGCGAGGAGGAAcagccccaccaccaccaccgtcatcatcatcatcctcaccaCTACCAACACCAGCACCAGCACCACCAGAGGCGGGCCGACCGGGAGAGCTCACGCGGCGGGGGAGGAAGCCCCGGTCCGCCCGGTGCTCTGTCCCGCAGCCAAGCCGAGGAGGAAGGCTGGACGGAGACCCTGCAGGATGTCACGGTGCCGCCGTATAAAGGCTCCTACG GCCCCGCTCAGAAGATGCCGGCGACCGCCAGCGCTCTcgacttcttccagctcttcgtCCCGGACAACTGCATCCAAAACATGGTGACGCAGACCAACATGTACGCCAAGAAGTTCCAGGAGCGCTTCGGCCCGGACGAGGGCTGGCGTCCCGTCACGGCCCAGGAGATGAAGGCCTTCGTGGGCTTTGTCACGTCCACCAGCGTGCACCACTGCGAGTCGGTGCTCAGCATATGGAGCTCGGGCTTTTTCAGCAACCGCAGCAttgcgctgaaaatgagccaggCGCGCTTTGAGAAGATCCTAAAGTACTTCCACATTGTGGCCTTCAGGCCCTCGCAGGGAAGCAACCAGGGCCTGTACAAGATCCAACCCTTCCTGGACTCACTGCAGCAGGCTTTTAGCTGCACGTTCAGGCCTTCGCAGACCCAG GTTCTTCATGAACCCTTGATCGACGAGGACCCGGTCTTTATCAGCACCTGCACGGAACGTGagcagaggaagaggaagaagaggaagttcAGCCTTTGGGTTCGACAGTGCACCTCCACCGGATTCATCTGTCAG ATTTCCGTGCATCTGAAGGAGGGCCAAGGTGCGGACGGCCTCGGGGCTCTGAAGAACAAACCTCAGCTGCACAGTCTGGTGGCCAAGCAGCTGTGCCAGAACATCTCGGGCAAAAACACCATCGTCTTCACGGGCCCGTCCATCACCAGCCTCGGCCTCTTCACGGAGTTCAGCAAGCAAG ACATCTACTGCTGCGGTCTGCTGAGCACCAGGAAGAGCGACTGCACGGGTTTGCCTCAGAGCATGCTGGTGTGCAGCTCCACACCGGCCCAGCGTGGCCAGTGGCGGGTCATGATGCAAGGCAGCATGTCGCTCATCAGCTGGTACAACAAGGGACACTTCAGGTTCCTCACCAACGCGTACTCGCCCACTAAACAAG GTCTTATCATCAAGAGGAAAAGCGGCGAGGTTCCGTGTCCGCTGGCCGTGGAGGCCTTCGCGGCGCACCTCAGCTACATCTGCAAATACGACGACAAGTTCAGCAA GTACTTCATCTTCCACAAGCCCAACAAGACGTGGCAGCAGGTGTTCTGGCTGAGCATCAGCATCGCCATCAACAACGCCTACATCCTCTACAAGATGTCCGACGCCTACGCCGTCAAGCGCTACAGCCGGGTGCAGTTCGGCGAGAGACTGGTGAAGGAGCTGCTGGACGTCGACGACCGCTCGCCCACGCCGTGA